One stretch of Fictibacillus sp. b24 DNA includes these proteins:
- a CDS encoding DivIVA domain-containing protein, with the protein MPLTPLDIHNKEFTRGFRGYSEDEVNDFLDQVIKDYEAVIREKKELEETVANLEEKISYFKNIEETLNKSILIAQETGEEVKRTASKEARLIVKEAEKNADRIINESLSKSRKISMEIDELKKQSSVYRTRFRMLIEAQLEMLKNDDWDSLNAPENLDSYELQEVKTEA; encoded by the coding sequence GTGCCTTTAACACCATTGGATATCCACAACAAGGAATTCACAAGAGGTTTCAGAGGGTATAGTGAAGATGAGGTTAATGACTTTTTAGATCAAGTCATTAAAGATTATGAAGCAGTGATTCGTGAAAAGAAGGAATTAGAGGAAACGGTTGCAAACCTTGAAGAAAAAATCTCTTATTTTAAAAACATTGAGGAAACACTAAATAAGTCGATTCTAATTGCTCAAGAAACAGGTGAAGAAGTAAAAAGAACAGCGTCAAAAGAAGCGCGCTTAATTGTTAAAGAAGCCGAAAAGAACGCTGACAGAATCATTAATGAATCACTTTCTAAATCTAGAAAGATCTCAATGGAGATTGATGAACTGAAAAAACAGTCATCTGTTTACCGCACGCGATTCAGAATGCTGATTGAAGCACAGCTTGAGATGCTAAAGAATGATGATTGGGATTCTTTAAATGCTCCTGAAAATCTTGACAGCTACGAACTTCAGGAAGTAAAGACGGAAGCTTGA
- a CDS encoding RNA-binding protein: MSIYQHYRPEEHEFVDRVLNWKSEVTERYSPKLTDFLDPREQEIIKTIVGHDTDVRLSLWGGSSFSERKRAFLYPDYLDAKNEDFQMVCYDIEYPSKFSSIEHRDVLGALMNIGVKRGKYGDILISGDNVQFICAAEIAGFIELNLTKIGKTGVKLLPIKENELIESKTEYDERNGTVSSLRLDVIVAEIYNLSRAKASPFIQQGRVKLNHKVTEQVAAEVMEGDELSVRGFGRSKLIAIEGTTKKEKWRIRYGLLK, from the coding sequence ATGAGTATTTACCAGCATTATAGACCAGAAGAACATGAGTTTGTTGATCGTGTATTAAATTGGAAGTCAGAAGTGACAGAGCGATACAGCCCAAAGCTGACTGATTTCCTAGATCCGCGTGAACAAGAAATTATTAAAACGATCGTTGGTCATGATACGGATGTTCGCCTCTCTTTATGGGGAGGCTCTTCTTTTTCTGAACGAAAACGTGCGTTTTTGTATCCAGATTATTTGGATGCTAAAAACGAAGACTTCCAAATGGTTTGTTATGACATTGAGTATCCCTCAAAGTTTTCTTCCATTGAACATAGAGACGTTCTAGGTGCGTTAATGAACATCGGTGTAAAACGAGGAAAGTATGGCGATATTTTAATTTCAGGGGATAACGTTCAGTTTATATGTGCTGCTGAGATTGCAGGATTCATTGAACTCAATTTAACAAAGATAGGAAAAACAGGTGTAAAGCTTCTTCCTATCAAAGAAAACGAATTAATTGAATCGAAAACAGAATATGACGAAAGAAACGGTACTGTATCATCACTGCGGCTTGACGTCATCGTGGCTGAAATATATAACTTGTCACGTGCAAAAGCGTCTCCATTCATTCAGCAAGGACGTGTGAAATTGAACCATAAAGTTACTGAACAAGTGGCAGCTGAAGTTATGGAGGGAGACGAGCTTTCAGTACGAGGATTTGGCAGAAGCAAGCTGATTGCAATAGAAGGAACGACAAAAAAAGAAAAATGGCGTATTCGTTATGGATTATTAAAATAA
- a CDS encoding YggT family protein, with product MIYAIEDVVLTLIQIYYYMIIGYILLSWFPNARESSIGQVIARLVEPYLSPFRKIIPPLGMIDLSPIVALMALHFARFGVSAIADMIARSL from the coding sequence ATGATTTATGCAATTGAAGATGTTGTACTAACACTTATTCAAATCTACTATTACATGATAATAGGATACATACTTTTATCTTGGTTTCCAAATGCTCGTGAGTCATCAATTGGCCAAGTTATTGCAAGGCTTGTGGAACCATATTTATCTCCGTTCCGAAAGATTATTCCGCCGCTTGGCATGATTGACCTTTCGCCTATCGTAGCTTTAATGGCGCTGCACTTTGCCCGTTTTGGAGTAAGTGCGATAGCAGACATGATCGCTCGTTCGCTATAA
- a CDS encoding cell division protein SepF: MGIKTKFKRFFDLETDYEYENEYEDDSVAEEEEITPSHTKKGKPNVVSLQSIQQQVKVVLVEPRVYAEAQDIADQLKNRRAVVMNLQRIPHDQAKRIVDFLSGTVYAIGGDIQKLGPNTFLCTPENVDVSGTISEMMDED; this comes from the coding sequence ATGGGAATTAAAACGAAATTCAAGCGCTTTTTTGATCTTGAGACCGATTATGAGTATGAAAACGAGTATGAAGATGACTCAGTAGCTGAAGAAGAAGAGATTACACCTTCTCATACGAAAAAAGGGAAGCCGAACGTTGTAAGTCTTCAAAGCATTCAGCAACAGGTTAAAGTTGTTCTAGTAGAGCCTCGTGTTTATGCGGAAGCTCAAGACATTGCTGATCAATTAAAAAATCGAAGAGCAGTTGTTATGAATTTGCAAAGAATTCCGCATGATCAAGCAAAGCGAATCGTAGACTTTTTATCAGGAACTGTTTATGCGATTGGTGGGGATATTCAAAAGCTAGGACCAAACACATTTTTGTGCACACCAGAAAATGTTGATGTATCCGGTACAATTTCAGAAATGATGGACGAAGATTAA
- a CDS encoding YggS family pyridoxal phosphate-dependent enzyme, whose translation MGIAENRNHIIKEIQTACEKKNRSPKGVNLIAVTKYVSNETTKEAALAGVEHIGENRVEGLLTKKEFLDDLSVKWHFIGTLQTRKVKDIIEHVDYIHSLDRLSLAREIQKRAGRTISCFVQVNVAEEDSKHGLAVNDVLPFVDKLRDYDRITVAGLMTMAPFTDDKSLIRKVFSTLKQLQLEIQEKEMPHAPCTELSMGMSNDYLIAVEEGATFIRIGTNLVGKEF comes from the coding sequence TTGGGAATCGCTGAAAATAGAAATCATATTATTAAAGAAATACAAACTGCCTGCGAGAAAAAAAACAGATCTCCAAAGGGCGTTAATTTAATCGCTGTTACGAAATATGTAAGTAACGAAACAACGAAAGAGGCTGCTTTAGCAGGTGTTGAACATATAGGAGAAAATAGAGTCGAAGGCCTTCTGACAAAGAAAGAATTCCTAGATGACTTATCTGTTAAATGGCACTTTATCGGAACTCTGCAAACAAGGAAAGTAAAAGATATTATTGAACATGTGGATTACATTCACTCACTAGATCGATTAAGTTTAGCGAGAGAGATTCAGAAACGAGCAGGAAGAACCATTTCATGTTTTGTTCAAGTAAATGTAGCTGAAGAAGACTCTAAACATGGTCTTGCAGTAAACGATGTGCTTCCTTTTGTCGATAAACTAAGAGACTACGATCGTATTACAGTTGCTGGCCTGATGACCATGGCTCCTTTCACGGATGATAAATCTTTAATTAGAAAGGTGTTTTCAACATTGAAGCAGCTTCAATTGGAGATACAGGAAAAAGAAATGCCGCACGCTCCTTGCACAGAGCTATCAATGGGAATGTCAAACGATTATTTAATTGCCGTTGAAGAAGGAGCAACTTTTATTCGAATTGGGACGAACTTAGTGGGAAAAGAATTTTAG
- the pgeF gene encoding peptidoglycan editing factor PgeF, translated as MNTFKQSGKHLEIVKWQEQNSKIVAGFTTREGGNSSEPFYSMNMGFHVNDNPDTVRKNRKKFAESIGFPVENWVGSKQVHRAKIVKVSMNKRGHGSLDFETAIPDTDALYTSDEDILLTSLYADCVPLYFYAPNEQLVGLAHAGWKGTVAKIGPEMVKIWCEKENVDVKTIQAAIGPSIGDCCYEVDDRVINEVITALNGMDDCTIFKKNEFEKYQLNLKSLNEKLLLHAGVLQENIIISDQCTSCKNDIFFSHRKDMGKTGRMMSYIGRKGDLSEFGNR; from the coding sequence ATGAACACGTTTAAACAATCTGGAAAGCATCTTGAGATCGTTAAATGGCAAGAACAAAATTCTAAAATTGTTGCAGGTTTTACAACGCGCGAAGGCGGGAATAGTTCAGAGCCCTTTTACTCAATGAACATGGGTTTTCATGTAAATGATAATCCAGACACGGTTCGGAAAAATCGAAAAAAGTTTGCAGAGTCAATCGGATTTCCTGTGGAAAACTGGGTAGGTTCAAAACAAGTTCATCGTGCTAAGATCGTGAAGGTATCTATGAATAAGCGTGGTCACGGCTCCTTAGATTTTGAAACAGCTATACCAGATACTGATGCTCTATATACGTCAGATGAAGATATCCTATTAACATCTCTTTATGCTGATTGTGTACCGCTCTATTTTTATGCGCCCAATGAACAGTTAGTCGGTCTTGCTCATGCTGGCTGGAAAGGAACAGTCGCAAAGATCGGACCAGAAATGGTTAAGATTTGGTGCGAAAAAGAGAATGTAGATGTTAAGACCATTCAGGCTGCAATCGGACCGTCCATTGGAGACTGCTGTTATGAAGTAGATGATAGAGTAATAAATGAAGTGATAACAGCTTTGAATGGAATGGACGATTGTACAATCTTTAAGAAAAATGAATTCGAAAAATATCAATTAAACTTAAAAAGTCTAAATGAAAAGCTACTTCTGCATGCGGGAGTGCTTCAAGAAAACATAATTATTTCTGATCAGTGCACGAGTTGTAAGAATGATATCTTTTTTTCACACCGTAAAGACATGGGTAAAACCGGAAGAATGATGAGTTATATAGGCAGGAAAGGAGATTTATCTGAATTTGGGAATCGCTGA
- a CDS encoding YlmC/YmxH family sporulation protein yields the protein MNKISDFQVKDVVNVANGKKLGHIADLEINLNTGKIDAIIIPGAGKMLGFFARENDIVIPWRNIVKIGADVILVRHMEASELNEYVKEPFDQMK from the coding sequence ATGAACAAAATATCAGACTTTCAAGTTAAAGACGTAGTTAATGTGGCAAATGGGAAAAAACTTGGCCATATAGCTGACCTGGAAATCAATCTGAATACCGGAAAGATAGATGCGATCATTATCCCAGGAGCTGGGAAGATGCTTGGTTTTTTTGCAAGAGAAAATGATATTGTGATACCATGGCGAAATATCGTGAAAATCGGTGCGGATGTTATACTGGTCAGACATATGGAAGCAAGTGAATTAAATGAATACGTAAAAGAACCGTTTGATCAAATGAAATAA